The Breoghania sp. genome has a segment encoding these proteins:
- the htpG gene encoding molecular chaperone HtpG, translated as MNKSAGTAEATPQTHEFQAEVARLLHLMVHSVYSNKDIFLRELISNAADACERLRQQALTEPKLIEGDEGFRIRLETDKAAGTLTICDNGTGMSREELIGNLGTIARSGTRAFLENLGEAKDGQALIGQFGVGFYSAFMVASNVDVVSRAAGSDEAWVWRSDGQGSFTVEPADLETAPARGTRVILHLAEDARSYAEAYEIERIVREYSAHVPVPIVLATEAPADTDEAEAAESEDKAETADTDAAPKIVEREIADGSALWARSKSEVSEDEYKEFYNHVSRQFDDPALTLHYRAEGRHEYSVLLFVPSMTPFDLFDPDRKGRVKLYVRRVFIADDVELLPAYMRFVRGVVDSQDLPLNLSREMLQSNPVLEAIRKGVTNRVLSELQKLADNDAEKYIKIWETFGPVIKEGLYEDFERRDKLLALTRFKTTRSGDGWRTLAEYVADLKENQTQIFYAIGDNEAAVKASPQLEGYRARDVEVLLLSDPVDAFWVQVALGYDGKPFRSITQGAADLDAIPMPEEADKKDTDEPDTKADVAALVAYVKETLGDSVSDVRISSRLAESPVCLVAPEGGPDRQFEKLMSRRDGAPGGAGSKPILEMNPRHELVKALAGHLDDASAKAFTEDASWLLFDQARILDGERPSDPAAFADRLARVMEKGLG; from the coding sequence ATGAACAAAAGCGCCGGAACCGCGGAAGCGACGCCCCAGACACACGAATTTCAGGCCGAAGTCGCGCGCCTGCTGCACCTGATGGTGCATTCAGTCTATTCCAACAAGGACATCTTTCTGCGCGAACTGATTTCCAACGCGGCCGATGCCTGCGAACGCCTGCGCCAGCAGGCGCTGACGGAGCCGAAACTCATCGAGGGCGACGAGGGGTTCCGCATTCGCCTGGAGACGGACAAGGCTGCCGGAACGCTGACCATTTGCGACAATGGCACCGGCATGAGCCGCGAGGAGCTGATTGGCAATCTCGGCACCATCGCGCGCTCCGGAACCCGAGCCTTCCTGGAAAACCTCGGTGAGGCGAAAGACGGCCAGGCCCTGATCGGCCAGTTCGGCGTCGGCTTCTATTCCGCCTTCATGGTGGCAAGCAATGTGGACGTGGTGAGCCGCGCCGCAGGTTCCGATGAAGCCTGGGTCTGGCGCTCCGACGGACAGGGCAGCTTCACCGTGGAGCCCGCCGATCTTGAGACGGCGCCCGCCCGTGGCACGCGCGTGATCCTGCACCTGGCCGAGGATGCCAGGTCCTATGCCGAGGCCTATGAGATCGAACGCATCGTGCGCGAATATTCCGCCCACGTACCCGTGCCGATCGTGCTCGCCACCGAAGCGCCTGCGGACACGGATGAGGCCGAGGCCGCAGAGAGCGAAGACAAGGCCGAAACGGCGGACACGGATGCCGCCCCGAAGATCGTGGAACGCGAGATCGCCGACGGTTCCGCCCTTTGGGCACGCTCCAAGTCCGAGGTGAGCGAGGACGAGTACAAGGAATTCTACAATCACGTCTCACGCCAGTTCGACGACCCGGCCCTGACCCTGCACTACCGCGCGGAAGGCCGGCACGAGTATTCCGTGCTGCTCTTCGTGCCCTCCATGACGCCCTTCGATCTCTTCGATCCCGACCGCAAGGGGCGCGTGAAGCTCTATGTCCGCCGCGTCTTCATTGCCGACGATGTGGAGCTGCTGCCCGCCTATATGCGTTTCGTGCGCGGCGTGGTCGATTCGCAGGACCTTCCGCTCAACCTGTCGCGCGAAATGCTGCAGTCCAACCCGGTTCTTGAGGCGATTCGCAAGGGCGTCACCAACCGTGTGCTGTCGGAACTCCAGAAGCTCGCCGACAATGATGCGGAGAAATACATCAAGATCTGGGAGACCTTCGGTCCGGTCATCAAGGAAGGCCTCTATGAGGATTTCGAGCGCCGCGACAAGCTTCTGGCGCTGACCCGCTTCAAGACCACCCGCAGCGGTGACGGTTGGCGCACGCTGGCCGAATACGTCGCCGATCTGAAGGAAAACCAGACCCAGATCTTCTATGCCATCGGCGACAACGAGGCAGCTGTGAAGGCGAGCCCGCAGCTTGAAGGTTACCGCGCCCGTGACGTGGAGGTGCTGCTGCTGTCCGACCCGGTCGATGCCTTCTGGGTGCAGGTGGCCCTTGGCTATGACGGCAAGCCCTTCCGCTCCATCACCCAAGGTGCGGCCGATCTTGACGCCATCCCGATGCCCGAAGAGGCGGACAAGAAGGACACCGACGAACCTGACACCAAGGCGGATGTCGCCGCCCTCGTCGCTTACGTGAAAGAAACGCTGGGTGATTCGGTGAGCGATGTGCGCATTTCCTCGCGCCTCGCGGAAAGCCCTGTCTGCCTTGTCGCCCCGGAAGGCGGGCCCGACCGCCAGTTCGAGAAGCTGATGAGCCGCCGCGACGGCGCGCCCGGTGGGGCCGGTTCCAAGCCCATTCTCGAAATGAACCCCCGCCACGAGCTGGTCAAGGCGCTGGCCGGTCATCTGGATGATGCGTCGGCCAAGGCCTTTACCGAGGATGCGTCCTGGCTTCTCTTCGATCAGGCCCGCATTCTGGACGGCGAACGCCCCTCGGATCCCGCAGCCTTTGCGGACCGCCTGGCGCGCGTCATGGAAAAAGGACTCGGCTAG
- a CDS encoding DUF2794 domain-containing protein has product MRGGTVQSTYSSPSAAPSKPVPVSISFNRRELNQILRVYGRMVADGEWRDYAMDFHKDKAIFSIFRRTSEMPLYRIEKDPKNARRQGAYSVVAAGGMILKRGHDLDKVLRVFEKKRHLSLV; this is encoded by the coding sequence ATGCGCGGTGGAACGGTCCAGTCGACCTATTCGTCCCCATCCGCCGCGCCGAGCAAACCCGTTCCGGTTTCCATATCCTTCAACCGGCGGGAACTGAATCAGATCCTCAGGGTCTATGGACGAATGGTGGCGGACGGCGAATGGCGCGACTACGCCATGGACTTCCACAAAGACAAGGCGATCTTCTCGATCTTCCGACGAACCAGCGAAATGCCGCTTTATCGCATCGAGAAGGATCCCAAAAACGCCCGCAGGCAGGGGGCCTATTCGGTCGTTGCTGCGGGGGGGATGATCCTCAAGCGCGGTCACGACCTCGACAAGGTTCTGCGCGTCTTCGAGAAAAAGCGGCATCTCAGTCTGGTGTGA
- a CDS encoding DUF6665 family protein: MSLRPPKRFSNSFDADPIERALEHEVLAEKASTLGRLQKRLEKALARLADGTADMADEQASHDPQYARALAEAGEALWYVVIQRELCGLRVNGAFYRDFQVPKAVILAMGPTSASKPRPVE, encoded by the coding sequence ATGTCGCTGCGCCCGCCAAAACGTTTTTCCAACTCTTTCGACGCCGACCCGATCGAAAGGGCGCTGGAACACGAGGTTCTGGCGGAGAAGGCGTCCACGCTGGGGCGCCTGCAAAAGCGGCTTGAGAAGGCGCTTGCGCGGCTGGCGGACGGCACGGCCGACATGGCCGATGAGCAAGCATCGCACGATCCGCAATACGCGCGGGCGCTGGCGGAGGCCGGTGAAGCGCTTTGGTATGTGGTCATTCAGCGCGAATTGTGCGGGTTGCGGGTAAACGGTGCCTTTTACCGGGATTTCCAGGTCCCGAAGGCTGTCATCCTCGCCATGGGCCCAACCTCCGCATCGAAGCCACGACCCGTCGAATAA
- the thpR gene encoding RNA 2',3'-cyclic phosphodiesterase produces the protein MPRLFTGLEIPADIGMRLSLLSGGLRNARWIERGDYHITLRFIGDIEDRLADEVADALGRIHRDPIEIRLGGLDAFGKDKPHSIFARVEPTPELAELQAEQERIVQRLGLPAERRKFTPHMTLCRLRGGSSADEVARWLSMHGDFQAPPFTAGRFVLFSSKASTGGGPYLIEEAYPLAA, from the coding sequence ATGCCGCGTCTCTTTACCGGCCTGGAGATTCCGGCCGATATCGGCATGAGATTGTCGTTGCTCTCTGGCGGATTGCGAAACGCCCGCTGGATCGAGCGCGGCGATTATCACATCACCCTGCGTTTCATTGGCGATATCGAGGACAGGCTGGCCGACGAAGTCGCCGACGCGCTGGGCCGTATCCACCGCGATCCCATCGAGATCCGGCTTGGCGGGCTCGATGCCTTTGGCAAGGACAAGCCGCATTCGATCTTCGCCCGCGTGGAGCCGACGCCGGAGCTGGCCGAACTTCAGGCGGAACAGGAACGCATCGTCCAGCGCCTGGGCCTGCCGGCCGAACGGCGCAAGTTCACCCCGCACATGACGTTGTGCCGCCTGCGCGGCGGCTCAAGCGCGGATGAAGTGGCGCGCTGGCTTTCCATGCATGGCGATTTCCAGGCCCCGCCCTTCACGGCAGGCCGTTTCGTGCTGTTTTCTTCGAAAGCCTCCACTGGCGGTGGCCCTTATCTCATCGAGGAAGCCTATCCGCTGGCGGCCTGA
- a CDS encoding aldo/keto reductase, whose translation MEMRKLGRTDIEVSSICLGTMTWGQQNTEAEGHLQMDMALERGINFFDTAELYSIPPKAETQGSTEKIVGSWFKSRGTRDKVILATKVVGRTVNRWFRDDGSEGRLNRAQIEEAVNKSLRRLQTDYIDLYQIHWPDREVSQFGSNPTIWQPPQPAADETPIEETLQVMADLVKAGKIRHVGLSNESAWGTMRFLQAADQHDLPRVVSIQNAYSLLNRTFETGLAEIEAREQVGLLAYSALAQGLLTGKYRDGARPEGSRWALFDRQQRYQTPGTEAAAEAYFDLAQELGLSPTAMALAFAHSRPFMTSVIIGATKPEQLTEDIDAANVELSEEAISRINTIYQIHGSPCP comes from the coding sequence ATCGAAATGCGCAAACTCGGGCGTACCGATATCGAAGTCAGCTCCATCTGCCTCGGCACCATGACCTGGGGCCAGCAGAATACCGAAGCCGAAGGCCATCTCCAGATGGACATGGCACTGGAACGCGGCATCAATTTCTTCGACACGGCCGAGCTTTATTCCATCCCGCCCAAGGCAGAGACGCAAGGAAGCACGGAAAAGATCGTCGGCTCGTGGTTCAAGTCTCGCGGCACACGCGACAAGGTGATCCTGGCGACCAAGGTCGTCGGGCGCACGGTCAATCGCTGGTTCCGCGATGACGGCTCCGAAGGCCGCCTGAACCGCGCCCAGATCGAGGAAGCCGTCAACAAGAGCCTGAGGCGGCTTCAGACCGACTATATCGACCTCTACCAGATCCACTGGCCGGATCGCGAGGTCTCGCAGTTCGGCTCCAACCCGACGATCTGGCAGCCGCCGCAGCCCGCCGCCGACGAGACCCCGATCGAGGAAACGCTTCAGGTCATGGCCGATCTGGTGAAGGCCGGCAAGATCCGCCACGTGGGGCTTTCCAATGAGAGCGCCTGGGGCACCATGCGTTTCCTGCAGGCCGCCGATCAGCACGACCTGCCGCGCGTCGTCTCCATCCAGAACGCCTATTCGCTGCTCAACCGCACCTTCGAGACCGGCCTGGCCGAAATCGAGGCGCGCGAACAGGTCGGCCTGCTCGCCTATTCCGCGCTGGCGCAAGGGCTTCTGACCGGCAAGTATCGTGACGGCGCGCGCCCCGAAGGCTCCCGCTGGGCCCTTTTTGACCGCCAGCAGCGGTACCAGACGCCGGGCACGGAAGCGGCGGCGGAGGCCTATTTCGATCTCGCGCAGGAACTGGGCCTGTCGCCGACGGCGATGGCGCTGGCCTTCGCCCATTCCCGCCCCTTCATGACCTCCGTGATCATCGGCGCAACCAAGCCCGAACAGCTCACCGAGGACATCGACGCGGCGAATGTGGAGCTGAGCGAAGAGGCAATTTCGCGAATCAACACGATCTACCAGATCCACGGCAGCCCCTGCCCCTGA
- a CDS encoding arylesterase: MITVLVAAAMGPMALASAAPITLVALGDSLTAGYGLPPGDGFPDKLQAALKARGHDVIVIDAGVSGDTTSGGLSRLNWSVGEKADGVILELGANDALRGIRPQETRRNLAAMLDQLKARGLPVLLAGMIAPPNMGPQYEREFNPIYPDLAEEYGARLYPFFLDGVAGTPALNQSDGMHPTSEGVDVIVSRILPDVEALIAEITAPEARKD, from the coding sequence ATGATCACCGTCCTTGTTGCCGCTGCGATGGGTCCCATGGCGCTCGCCTCGGCTGCGCCCATAACCCTGGTGGCGCTGGGCGACAGCCTGACCGCCGGCTACGGCCTGCCGCCCGGCGATGGCTTCCCGGACAAGCTTCAGGCCGCCCTCAAGGCGCGCGGTCATGACGTGATCGTGATCGACGCGGGCGTCTCCGGCGACACGACCTCCGGCGGGCTCTCCCGTCTCAACTGGTCGGTGGGCGAAAAGGCGGACGGCGTGATCCTGGAACTCGGCGCGAACGATGCGCTGCGCGGCATCCGCCCCCAGGAGACGCGCCGCAACCTTGCCGCCATGCTGGACCAACTGAAGGCGCGCGGCCTGCCCGTGCTTCTGGCGGGCATGATCGCTCCGCCCAACATGGGCCCGCAATACGAGCGCGAATTCAATCCCATATACCCGGATCTTGCCGAAGAATATGGCGCGCGCCTCTATCCCTTCTTTCTTGACGGGGTCGCCGGAACGCCTGCGCTCAATCAGAGCGATGGCATGCATCCGACCTCCGAAGGCGTGGACGTGATCGTCTCCCGCATCCTTCCCGATGTCGAAGCCCTGATCGCCGAGATCACCGCACCGGAAGCACGGAAAGACTGA
- a CDS encoding ABC transporter ATP-binding protein → MAQNSAISLRDVHLSLGNGAARVHILKGIDLDIARGHSVGIIGPSGSGKSTLLMVMAGLERADSGRVVVAGTDITTLAEDELARFRGRHVGIVFQSFHLVANMTALENVAVPLELAGEAQAFKRAADELAAVGLKDRLNHYPSQLSGGEQQRVAMARALVTSPEILIADEPTGNLDENTGGTIIDLMFEAQKRHGTTLVLVTHDRSLAERCTTSVRIHSGVIDADHVAKPASATAGH, encoded by the coding sequence ATCGCCCAGAATTCGGCGATCTCTCTGCGAGACGTCCATCTTTCGCTCGGCAACGGGGCTGCCCGTGTGCACATCCTCAAGGGCATCGATCTCGATATCGCGCGCGGCCATTCGGTCGGCATCATCGGCCCGTCCGGGTCGGGCAAATCCACGCTTCTCATGGTGATGGCGGGGCTTGAGCGCGCCGACAGTGGGCGGGTCGTTGTGGCCGGAACGGACATCACGACCCTGGCCGAAGACGAACTTGCCCGCTTCCGGGGGCGGCATGTGGGCATCGTCTTCCAGTCGTTCCATCTGGTTGCCAACATGACCGCGCTTGAAAATGTCGCCGTGCCGCTGGAGCTTGCGGGCGAGGCGCAGGCCTTCAAGCGTGCGGCCGATGAGCTGGCCGCGGTCGGCCTCAAGGATCGCCTCAATCATTACCCTTCTCAACTTTCCGGCGGCGAGCAGCAGCGCGTCGCCATGGCACGTGCGCTGGTCACATCGCCGGAAATCCTGATCGCGGACGAGCCGACGGGCAATCTCGACGAAAACACCGGCGGGACCATCATCGATCTGATGTTCGAGGCGCAAAAGCGCCATGGCACGACGCTGGTTCTGGTCACCCATGATCGTTCTCTCGCCGAGCGCTGCACCACCAGCGTGCGCATCCATTCCGGCGTGATCGATGCCGACCATGTCGCCAAACCCGCGTCCGCCACAGCGGGGCACTGA
- a CDS encoding ABC transporter permease encodes MTGSPAGSAGAHATIATAFRFALRELRGGVRGFYVFIACIALGVAAISGVASISRGLTEGIAGEGRAILGGDLDFSLVQRQANADERAFLDGVGRVSVVATMRAMARVPSGDAQALVEVKAIDGAYPLFGDLKLTSGGDLHASLEAQGDVWGAAADPALLARLNVDVGDEITLGYARLRIADTIATEPDKLSGGVDFGPRLMVSRAAMDASRLIQPGTLVRWHHRVALNDVRSGPRGEADVKAVREEADKRFPDAGWRIRARDNAAPGLKRSIGQLTQFLTLVGLTALVVGGVGVANAVRAFLDTKRPVIATFKCVGAPGGFVFWLYLMQILMLAGGGIVIGLMLGALLPFAAGTFLAQVLPVGVIAGIYPGELALGLVYGVLTALAFALWPLGRAHDVPPTALFRDEIGSPSRLPRLRYVAATAVTVALLAGLAVVLAYDRRIAVIYVCAAAASFVLLFGVGRALMALARHLPRFRRGIGRRSGRAAALATEWRLALGNIYRPGALTPSVTLSLGLGLTLLVALTLIDGNLRRELTTRVADEAPSFFFLDIQNDQMSTFRQVVEANAPDAELVTAPMMRGRIVKVDGVPARDVVPTPEVAWALRGDRGITYSADLPENSELEAGSWWPENYSGEPLVSMESGIAKGLGLAIGDTVTVNVLGREIVARISNIRDVEWESLAMNFVLVFSPNTFAGAPHSNLATITWKSDVSTAREIDLLKTISNALPTVTGVRVKDAIQQVNDLVGQLAWAIRGASAITLIASVLVLAGALAAGHRNRIHDAVILKTLGATRARLIAAYVIEYALLGVATSIFAVFAGTVAAWYVITQIMHVGFMFQPMTALIAALIALALSVGFGLVGTWRVLGERPAPVLRNL; translated from the coding sequence ATGACGGGATCGCCTGCGGGGTCTGCCGGCGCGCATGCCACCATCGCCACCGCCTTCCGCTTCGCCTTGCGCGAACTGCGCGGGGGTGTGCGCGGCTTTTACGTCTTCATTGCCTGTATCGCGTTGGGCGTCGCCGCCATTTCCGGCGTCGCTTCCATCTCGCGCGGTCTGACGGAGGGAATTGCCGGGGAGGGGCGCGCAATCCTGGGTGGCGATCTGGATTTCTCGCTGGTCCAGCGTCAGGCCAATGCGGATGAACGCGCTTTTCTCGATGGCGTGGGCCGGGTTTCCGTCGTCGCCACCATGCGCGCGATGGCGCGTGTGCCCTCCGGCGATGCGCAGGCGCTCGTCGAGGTGAAGGCCATCGATGGCGCCTATCCGCTTTTCGGCGATCTGAAATTGACCAGCGGCGGCGATCTGCATGCAAGCCTTGAGGCGCAAGGCGATGTCTGGGGCGCGGCTGCCGACCCTGCGTTGCTTGCCCGGCTCAATGTTGACGTGGGCGATGAAATCACGCTCGGCTATGCGCGGTTGCGGATCGCGGACACGATCGCCACAGAACCGGACAAACTCTCCGGCGGGGTCGATTTCGGGCCGCGCCTGATGGTGTCGCGGGCCGCCATGGACGCCTCCCGGCTCATTCAGCCGGGGACGCTTGTGCGCTGGCATCACCGTGTGGCGCTCAATGATGTGCGCTCCGGGCCGCGCGGCGAGGCGGATGTGAAGGCGGTGCGCGAGGAAGCGGATAAACGCTTCCCCGATGCGGGCTGGCGTATCCGCGCGCGCGACAACGCCGCCCCCGGCCTCAAGCGCAGCATCGGCCAGCTTACGCAGTTCCTGACGCTTGTCGGGTTGACGGCGCTTGTCGTGGGCGGGGTTGGCGTTGCCAATGCGGTGCGCGCCTTTCTCGATACCAAGCGTCCCGTCATCGCGACGTTCAAATGCGTTGGCGCACCGGGCGGTTTCGTCTTCTGGCTGTATCTGATGCAGATCCTGATGCTGGCGGGGGGCGGGATCGTGATCGGCCTCATGCTGGGTGCATTGCTGCCTTTTGCGGCTGGCACCTTTCTGGCGCAGGTACTGCCCGTTGGCGTCATTGCGGGGATCTATCCCGGCGAACTGGCGCTGGGGCTCGTCTACGGTGTTCTGACGGCGCTGGCCTTCGCGCTCTGGCCGCTCGGCCGGGCTCACGACGTGCCGCCGACGGCCCTTTTCCGCGATGAGATCGGCAGTCCCTCGCGTCTGCCGCGGCTTCGCTATGTCGCGGCGACGGCGGTCACGGTCGCGCTCTTGGCGGGGCTTGCGGTGGTGCTCGCCTATGATCGTCGGATCGCGGTCATTTATGTGTGTGCTGCTGCGGCGTCCTTCGTGCTGCTCTTCGGCGTCGGTCGCGCTCTGATGGCGCTTGCGCGTCACTTGCCGCGGTTTCGTCGCGGGATCGGGCGCAGATCTGGCCGTGCGGCGGCGCTGGCGACAGAGTGGCGGCTGGCGCTTGGCAATATCTATCGTCCGGGCGCGCTGACGCCCTCGGTGACCCTGTCGCTGGGCCTCGGCCTGACCCTGCTGGTCGCGCTGACGCTGATTGACGGCAATCTCAGGCGCGAACTCACCACGCGGGTGGCGGATGAAGCGCCGAGTTTCTTCTTTCTCGATATCCAGAACGATCAGATGTCGACCTTCAGGCAGGTGGTCGAGGCGAACGCACCGGATGCGGAGCTTGTCACCGCGCCAATGATGCGGGGGCGGATCGTGAAAGTCGACGGGGTTCCGGCCCGCGATGTGGTTCCCACACCGGAGGTCGCCTGGGCGCTACGCGGCGATCGCGGGATCACCTATTCTGCGGATCTGCCGGAGAACTCGGAACTGGAAGCCGGGTCCTGGTGGCCGGAAAACTACAGCGGCGAGCCGCTTGTTTCCATGGAAAGCGGGATCGCCAAGGGGCTTGGGCTGGCCATCGGCGATACGGTCACGGTCAATGTGCTGGGGCGCGAGATTGTCGCCCGGATTTCCAATATCCGCGATGTGGAGTGGGAAAGCCTGGCGATGAATTTCGTCCTCGTCTTCTCACCCAATACGTTTGCAGGCGCGCCGCATTCCAATCTTGCCACCATCACGTGGAAGTCGGATGTCTCCACCGCCCGGGAAATCGACCTTCTGAAAACGATCTCCAACGCGCTTCCAACCGTGACCGGCGTCAGGGTTAAGGACGCGATCCAGCAGGTGAACGATCTCGTCGGACAGCTTGCCTGGGCCATCCGCGGGGCCTCGGCCATCACGCTTATCGCCAGCGTCCTGGTGCTGGCGGGCGCGCTGGCAGCGGGGCATCGCAACCGCATCCATGATGCGGTGATCCTCAAGACCCTGGGGGCGACGCGGGCACGGCTCATCGCGGCCTATGTGATCGAATATGCGCTTTTGGGCGTTGCCACCTCCATCTTCGCGGTTTTCGCCGGAACGGTGGCCGCGTGGTACGTCATTACGCAGATCATGCATGTGGGCTTCATGTTCCAGCCCATGACCGCGCTGATCGCGGCGTTGATCGCGCTGGCGCTTTCCGTCGGCTTCGGCCTGGTGGGCACCTGGCGTGTGCTGGGCGAGCGTCCTGCTCCCGTGCTTCGCAATCTTTAG
- a CDS encoding Bax inhibitor-1/YccA family protein, translating into MATFDRNQASRYAGSRAEAGLYDAGLRAYMLNVYNYMALGLGITGLTALGTFMLSVTTNQADAAAQLPNGMMLTSLGLALFVSPLKWLVILAPLAMVFFLSFRVHKMSVGAAQSTFWIYAALVGISLSSILMVYTHQSVARVFFITAASFGGLSLFGYVTKKDLSGWGSFLFMGLIGIIIASLVNMFIGSSAMQFAISVIGVLVFAGLTAYDTQQIKEMYYAGDSDVVAGRKAVMGALRLYLDFINLFLMLLQLFGNRD; encoded by the coding sequence ATGGCGACCTTCGACCGTAATCAGGCGAGCCGATACGCGGGCTCGCGCGCCGAGGCCGGCCTTTATGATGCTGGCCTTCGGGCCTACATGCTGAACGTTTACAACTACATGGCGCTGGGTCTCGGCATCACCGGCCTGACCGCGCTTGGCACGTTCATGCTGTCGGTGACCACCAATCAGGCCGACGCCGCGGCACAGTTGCCCAACGGCATGATGCTGACCAGCCTTGGTCTTGCTCTTTTCGTGAGCCCGCTCAAGTGGCTCGTGATTCTGGCCCCGTTGGCCATGGTCTTCTTCCTGTCCTTCCGCGTTCACAAGATGAGCGTCGGCGCGGCGCAGAGCACCTTCTGGATCTATGCGGCGCTTGTGGGCATTTCCCTGTCGTCGATCCTAATGGTCTACACCCACCAGTCGGTGGCGCGGGTGTTCTTCATCACCGCGGCCTCCTTCGGTGGTCTCAGCCTCTTCGGCTATGTGACCAAGAAGGATCTGTCCGGCTGGGGCTCGTTCCTGTTCATGGGCCTGATCGGCATCATCATCGCGTCGCTGGTGAACATGTTCATCGGTTCCAGCGCCATGCAGTTCGCGATCTCCGTGATCGGCGTTCTGGTCTTTGCCGGCCTGACCGCCTACGACACGCAGCAGATCAAGGAAATGTACTACGCAGGTGACAGCGATGTGGTCGCCGGACGCAAGGCCGTCATGGGCGCGCTGCGTCTCTATCTCGACTTCATCAACCTGTTCCTCATGCTGTTGCAGCTCTTCGGCAACCGCGACTAG
- a CDS encoding FAD-dependent oxidoreductase has protein sequence MAQILILGGGIAGVSAAYEIREALGKSHEVTVVSKAAHFQFTPSNPWVAVNWRKREDITVDLATTLPRHNVKFVHAAAEKVLPTEKAVRLSNGETMTYDYLVITTGPELAFDEIEGLGPNGFTNSVCDVDHATEAQPHWEAFCDKPGPIVVGAVQGASCYGPAYEFAMIMDTDLRKRKLRDQVPMTFVTAEPYVGHLGLGGVGDTKGLLESEMRERHIRWITNAKVDKVEDGKMTVTELNEDGSLKKVHELPFGFSMMLPAFRGIPALMGVEGLTNPRGFVIVDKHQRNPTYPEIFSAGVCIAIPPLEATPVPVGVPKTGYMIESMVTAIARNLKEILAGKEPSHEGTWNAICLADFGDGGVVFVAQPQNPPRNVNWSASGKWVHLAKIAFEKYFLRKVRKGTTEPYYEKAVMQMLKISKLKTKEPA, from the coding sequence GTGGCTCAGATTCTCATTCTCGGCGGCGGCATTGCAGGCGTTTCGGCGGCCTATGAAATCCGTGAGGCCCTCGGCAAGTCGCATGAAGTGACCGTGGTCTCCAAGGCAGCACATTTCCAGTTCACGCCATCCAATCCGTGGGTCGCCGTCAACTGGCGCAAGCGCGAGGACATCACCGTCGACCTCGCAACCACCTTGCCCCGCCACAACGTGAAATTCGTCCACGCCGCGGCGGAAAAGGTGCTGCCGACAGAAAAGGCCGTGCGCCTTTCCAACGGTGAGACGATGACATACGACTACCTCGTCATCACCACCGGCCCGGAACTCGCCTTCGACGAGATCGAGGGGCTTGGCCCGAACGGCTTCACCAACTCCGTGTGTGACGTCGACCACGCGACCGAGGCACAGCCGCATTGGGAGGCCTTCTGCGACAAGCCCGGCCCGATTGTCGTGGGCGCCGTACAAGGCGCGTCCTGTTACGGCCCGGCCTACGAATTCGCAATGATCATGGATACCGACCTGCGCAAGCGAAAGCTACGCGACCAGGTGCCGATGACTTTCGTCACCGCAGAGCCCTATGTGGGCCACCTCGGCCTTGGCGGCGTGGGCGACACCAAGGGCTTGCTGGAATCGGAGATGCGCGAGCGGCACATCCGCTGGATCACCAACGCCAAGGTGGACAAGGTCGAGGACGGCAAAATGACCGTCACCGAACTCAACGAAGACGGCTCCTTGAAAAAGGTCCACGAATTGCCCTTCGGCTTCTCCATGATGCTGCCCGCCTTCCGTGGCATCCCCGCCCTGATGGGGGTGGAGGGGCTCACCAATCCGCGCGGCTTCGTGATCGTCGACAAGCACCAACGCAACCCGACCTATCCGGAGATCTTCTCCGCTGGCGTCTGCATCGCCATCCCGCCACTGGAGGCCACGCCGGTTCCGGTGGGGGTTCCCAAGACCGGCTACATGATCGAGAGCATGGTGACGGCAATCGCCCGCAACCTGAAGGAAATCCTGGCCGGAAAGGAGCCGTCTCACGAAGGTACGTGGAACGCCATCTGCCTCGCCGATTTCGGCGATGGCGGCGTCGTCTTCGTGGCCCAGCCCCAGAATCCGCCGCGCAACGTGAACTGGTCGGCCAGCGGAAAGTGGGTCCACCTGGCCAAGATCGCCTTCGAGAAGTACTTCCTGCGCAAGGTCCGCAAGGGCACGACCGAGCCCTATTACGAAAAGGCGGTCATGCAGATGCTCAAGATCAGCAAACTGAAGACCAAGGAACCGGCCTGA